In Paraflavitalea devenefica, the following are encoded in one genomic region:
- a CDS encoding efflux RND transporter permease subunit, with product MKITDFSVKNYQFTLIVFVMLIAIGLNSLFNMPRGEDPDIEAPTFSVIVIYPGTSPHDMEELVVDPIEKKLNELDDIKKLVTRIDDGLAVVRIEFKYETDVERKYQDVVREVNALRGKLPPDILSMDIQKFTPSDVNILQVALLSETVPYKDLEEWSKELKERLEKVKSLKNVENWAFPQQQVRVSLHLEKLAQNKIPLSKVMGAIQSENVNIPGGSIEMGARKFNIKTSGNYQTVEEIKNTIVSSANGKLVYVRDIAEVGFDYEEQSYIGRLNGKRGVFVVASRKSGTNIFAVEEQVNPVLEQFQKDLPKNIVYEQSFNNAESVRKRLSGFSGDFAIAIFLVLLTLLPLGLRASIVVMISIPLSLAIGLFLLDMFGITINQLSIVGLIVALGLLVDDSIVVVENIERYLRMGYSKREAAMQATKQIGLAVLGCTATLIFAFLPLMFLPEGAGDFIRSLPAAVVTTVLASLFVSLTIVPFLSSRILSPSHNPEGNWFLRGLKRFIGGSYRRLLHSAIAHPVITLLVALVIFIGSIALVPVVGFSVFPASEKPMFLINIETPLGTSLATTDKVARYVEQEIKNIPDLKNYATNVGHGNPRIYYNIIPKNEASNYAQLFIQLKETPPAKKIKLIDELRTRFKDYPNAKIEVKDFEQGPPVEAPVAIRLFSEDLDTLRALSFRVEDLLKQTPGTMYVNNELTTLKTDIKIKVNKEKAGMLGVPVNEIDRSVRMAIAGLNIGTFRKENGDEYNINVTLPRGNHQTLDALQKVYVNSYNNTPVPLGQVADIQFQASPTSINHYDKDRYTVTTAFIQSGYNTTKVTEGLLKNLDTMQFPAGAHYVAAGEVESKQESFGGLGTIVLITIFGILGILVLEFKTFRGTLIVLSVVPLGIIGAVLILLATGNTFSFVAVIGLIALVGIEVKNSILLVDYTDQLRKQGMGLDDAIQEAGETRFVPIILTTLTAIGGLMPLVLENNPLYTPLALVIIGGLISSTLLTRVVTPVLYKLLAPKVG from the coding sequence ATGAAGATAACTGATTTCTCAGTCAAAAACTATCAGTTCACGCTTATTGTGTTTGTGATGCTGATAGCCATAGGACTCAATTCGCTCTTTAATATGCCGCGCGGGGAAGACCCTGATATAGAAGCGCCAACATTTTCTGTTATTGTTATTTATCCCGGTACCAGTCCACATGATATGGAAGAGCTCGTAGTAGACCCTATTGAAAAGAAATTAAATGAGCTGGATGATATCAAGAAACTGGTCACCCGGATTGATGATGGCTTAGCAGTAGTACGTATTGAATTCAAATATGAAACAGATGTTGAAAGGAAGTACCAGGATGTGGTGCGGGAAGTAAATGCCTTGCGGGGGAAATTGCCGCCGGATATCCTCAGCATGGACATACAGAAGTTCACGCCATCGGATGTAAATATCTTACAGGTTGCCCTGTTGAGTGAAACAGTACCCTATAAAGACCTCGAAGAATGGAGCAAGGAACTGAAGGAAAGGCTGGAAAAAGTAAAGTCACTCAAGAACGTAGAGAACTGGGCCTTCCCCCAGCAGCAGGTGAGGGTATCCCTGCACCTGGAAAAACTGGCGCAAAACAAAATACCGCTCAGCAAAGTAATGGGCGCCATCCAAAGTGAGAATGTGAATATTCCCGGCGGCAGTATTGAAATGGGCGCCAGGAAATTCAACATCAAAACAAGTGGTAATTATCAAACCGTTGAGGAGATAAAGAATACCATCGTCAGCAGCGCCAATGGCAAGCTGGTGTATGTAAGGGATATTGCGGAAGTTGGGTTCGATTACGAAGAACAAAGCTATATCGGCAGGCTGAATGGCAAACGGGGTGTATTTGTAGTGGCCAGCCGGAAATCTGGTACCAATATATTTGCGGTGGAAGAACAGGTAAATCCTGTATTGGAGCAATTCCAGAAAGACCTGCCCAAAAACATAGTCTATGAGCAGAGCTTTAATAATGCCGAAAGTGTGCGCAAGCGGCTCAGCGGGTTCAGTGGCGACTTCGCCATTGCCATCTTCCTGGTGTTGTTAACCCTGCTTCCGTTGGGCCTTCGGGCTTCCATCGTGGTGATGATCTCCATTCCTTTGTCGCTGGCTATTGGATTGTTCCTGCTGGATATGTTTGGCATTACCATCAACCAGTTGAGCATAGTAGGGCTGATCGTCGCATTGGGCCTGCTGGTAGATGACAGCATTGTGGTGGTAGAGAACATTGAACGTTACCTGCGCATGGGGTATAGTAAAAGAGAGGCTGCTATGCAGGCTACCAAACAGATCGGGCTGGCAGTATTGGGTTGTACGGCTACCCTCATCTTTGCCTTCCTGCCGCTCATGTTCCTGCCGGAAGGGGCCGGTGATTTTATCCGTAGCCTGCCTGCCGCTGTAGTGACCACCGTACTGGCTTCTTTATTTGTATCGCTCACCATTGTTCCCTTCTTGTCAAGCCGCATATTGAGCCCGAGCCATAACCCTGAGGGCAACTGGTTCCTCCGTGGGCTGAAAAGATTTATCGGCGGCTCTTACCGCCGGTTATTGCACAGCGCTATCGCACATCCTGTCATTACCTTGCTGGTGGCGCTCGTTATATTCATTGGCAGTATCGCCCTGGTGCCTGTGGTAGGGTTCAGTGTATTCCCTGCTTCAGAAAAGCCGATGTTCCTCATCAACATTGAAACGCCATTGGGTACCAGCCTGGCCACCACCGATAAAGTAGCCCGCTACGTGGAACAGGAGATAAAGAACATTCCCGACCTGAAGAATTACGCTACCAATGTAGGGCACGGCAATCCGCGCATCTATTACAACATAATACCGAAAAACGAGGCCAGCAATTATGCCCAGTTATTTATTCAGCTAAAGGAAACACCGCCGGCAAAGAAGATAAAGCTCATTGATGAGTTGCGCACCCGGTTCAAGGATTATCCCAATGCAAAGATTGAGGTAAAGGACTTTGAGCAGGGGCCACCGGTGGAAGCGCCGGTTGCCATCCGCCTGTTCAGTGAAGACCTGGATACCCTGCGCGCTTTATCCTTCCGGGTGGAAGACCTGCTGAAGCAAACGCCCGGCACCATGTATGTGAATAATGAGCTGACCACCCTGAAAACGGATATTAAGATAAAAGTGAACAAAGAAAAAGCAGGCATGCTGGGCGTACCGGTGAATGAAATAGACCGGTCGGTACGGATGGCTATTGCAGGGCTCAATATTGGCACCTTCCGTAAAGAGAATGGCGATGAGTACAATATCAATGTAACCTTGCCCAGGGGCAATCACCAAACACTGGATGCCTTGCAAAAGGTGTATGTGAACAGCTATAATAATACGCCCGTACCGTTGGGGCAGGTGGCCGATATACAGTTCCAGGCATCCCCCACCAGTATCAATCACTACGATAAAGACCGTTATACCGTGACCACCGCTTTTATTCAAAGCGGGTACAATACGACGAAAGTAACAGAAGGACTGTTGAAAAACCTGGACACGATGCAGTTCCCGGCCGGCGCACACTATGTGGCAGCAGGTGAAGTGGAAAGTAAGCAGGAGAGTTTTGGCGGGCTGGGAACCATTGTCCTTATCACCATCTTTGGCATCCTGGGCATCCTGGTACTGGAATTTAAAACCTTCCGGGGTACCCTGATCGTATTGTCGGTAGTGCCATTGGGCATTATTGGCGCGGTGCTCATCTTACTGGCTACCGGCAACACTTTCTCCTTTGTAGCTGTTATTGGCCTGATTGCGCTGGTGGGTATTGAGGTGAAGAACTCCATCCTGCTGGTTGATTATACCGATCAGTTGCGTAAGCAGGGCATGGGGCTGGATGATGCGATACAGGAAGCAGGCGAAACCAGGTTTGTGCCCATCATCCTCACCACGCTCACGGCTATTGGCGGATTAATGCCCCTGGTGTTGGAGAATAATCCCTTGTACACACCGCTGGCACTTGTGATCATTGGTGGGCTGATCAGTTCTACACTGCTCACCCGTGTGGTAACGCCGGTGCTGTATAAACTGCTGGCGCCGAAGGTGGGATAA
- a CDS encoding efflux RND transporter periplasmic adaptor subunit, translating into MKKIWYSFRFLIIAITAFAVAHCNGKSQTKPVTAVEENAIAVRLQPVSDTAYTPVLRYSGTMASTTEAALSFKVGGIISRIYVKEGDAVVKGQLLATLNLTEINAQVQQATQNAEKAQRDVTRARNLYNDTVATLEQLQNATTQQQVAEEGLRIARFNQQYAQIRATENGIILKKIMNEGEMASSGAPVFRLSGTAGNDWVIRFGVSDKDWAVLRKGNKGIVSLDAYPQKTFNGLVTEIAEGADMANGTYEVEVKVVPEGVRFATGLFATVQLQPSALQRVTLVPIEALAEADGKKGFVYTVNSDQKTVQRHAVTIAFLEKDKAAIVSGLDGVREVITDGVGYLTEKAIVKVVK; encoded by the coding sequence ATGAAAAAGATATGGTATTCATTCCGCTTTCTGATCATTGCGATCACTGCTTTTGCTGTTGCCCATTGCAACGGAAAAAGCCAGACCAAACCAGTAACTGCTGTTGAGGAAAATGCAATAGCTGTAAGGCTTCAACCGGTATCCGATACTGCCTATACACCTGTATTACGGTATTCCGGTACGATGGCCTCTACCACAGAAGCCGCTCTTTCTTTTAAAGTCGGTGGCATTATTTCAAGGATCTACGTAAAAGAAGGAGATGCTGTAGTGAAAGGCCAGTTGCTGGCTACTCTCAATCTTACAGAGATCAATGCCCAGGTACAGCAGGCTACACAAAATGCTGAGAAAGCACAACGTGATGTAACCAGGGCCAGGAACTTATATAATGATACCGTGGCCACACTGGAACAATTACAGAACGCCACTACACAGCAGCAGGTAGCAGAAGAAGGATTGCGCATTGCCCGGTTCAACCAGCAGTATGCACAAATAAGGGCCACTGAAAACGGCATCATCCTGAAGAAAATAATGAATGAAGGAGAAATGGCGTCTTCCGGCGCGCCGGTATTCCGTCTCAGCGGCACGGCAGGCAATGACTGGGTAATACGGTTCGGTGTGTCGGATAAAGACTGGGCGGTGCTCCGGAAAGGAAATAAAGGCATTGTAAGTCTCGATGCCTATCCGCAAAAAACATTCAATGGCCTTGTTACCGAAATAGCAGAAGGGGCCGATATGGCCAATGGTACTTATGAAGTAGAAGTAAAAGTTGTTCCTGAGGGCGTTCGTTTTGCCACCGGGTTATTTGCCACTGTTCAGTTGCAGCCTTCTGCCCTGCAACGGGTAACGCTGGTGCCTATTGAAGCATTGGCCGAAGCGGATGGAAAGAAGGGATTTGTTTATACCGTTAACAGCGATCAGAAAACAGTACAACGCCATGCTGTTACCATTGCCTTCCTGGAAAAAGACAAAGCCGCCATTGTGAGCGGGCTGGATGGGGTGCGGGAAGTGATTACGGATGGGGTAGGATACCTGACAGAGAAAGCAATTGTGAAGGTAGTGAAGTAG
- a CDS encoding TolC family protein: MIGTLIRAAGMRYALAAGMLFAHAAKAQDILAGYLKRGLDSNLALRQQYFDLQKAQLDLKRARTLFYPQANVTSQYTLAHGGRTQDLPVGDLLNNVYSTLNELTASNKFPQVPNQTIAFLPNDFHDTKLEVSVPVVNVNIRYNRQIKEEQINTQQATIGVYKRELVKDIKQAYYQYLQADKSVTIYNNALGLVQENLRVSEKMVNNGTATKEAILRAKAQVSQVQASLIEATNNRKNAAAYFNFLLNEPLETNILADSMVTEQLAPVPPLAQEVPAVREELAQLKSTQKVLTTNLKLNKSHLVPTLNAFYNIGFQGFQFKFNGDQFYQLGGLQLRWELFRANDNKYKIQQSQVDLEALTNQYKRTEQQLSLQVRTAYNNYYSSLQSVAALRDEVQSAQETYRLTERRFREGQALQLELVDIRTQLTNAQIRYSLAQLAVLTRAAEVERATASYTF; the protein is encoded by the coding sequence CTTGCCCTGCGTCAGCAGTACTTCGATCTGCAAAAAGCGCAACTGGACCTCAAACGGGCCCGGACCTTATTCTATCCGCAGGCCAATGTTACTTCCCAGTATACCCTGGCCCATGGTGGCCGTACGCAGGATCTGCCGGTGGGCGACCTGCTCAATAATGTGTACTCTACCTTAAATGAATTGACTGCCTCCAATAAGTTCCCGCAGGTGCCGAACCAAACCATTGCCTTCCTGCCCAATGATTTCCATGATACCAAACTGGAAGTGTCGGTGCCGGTGGTAAACGTGAACATCCGCTATAACCGGCAGATCAAAGAAGAGCAGATCAATACGCAACAAGCCACTATCGGGGTGTATAAACGCGAACTGGTGAAAGACATCAAACAGGCTTATTACCAATACCTGCAGGCCGATAAGTCGGTCACTATCTATAACAATGCGCTGGGGCTGGTACAGGAAAATCTGCGGGTAAGCGAAAAGATGGTCAACAATGGCACAGCTACCAAAGAAGCCATATTGCGGGCAAAGGCCCAGGTGAGCCAGGTACAGGCATCCCTGATTGAAGCTACCAATAACCGGAAGAATGCTGCCGCTTATTTTAACTTCCTCCTCAATGAGCCATTGGAAACAAACATCCTGGCCGATAGTATGGTGACAGAACAGTTGGCGCCGGTGCCCCCACTGGCCCAGGAAGTACCTGCGGTAAGGGAAGAACTGGCACAGTTGAAGAGCACACAAAAAGTGCTGACCACCAACCTTAAGCTCAATAAATCGCACCTGGTACCTACCCTCAATGCTTTTTATAATATCGGCTTTCAGGGTTTTCAGTTCAAATTCAACGGTGATCAGTTCTACCAGTTGGGTGGCCTGCAACTGCGCTGGGAGCTTTTCCGCGCCAACGATAACAAATACAAAATACAACAGTCACAGGTCGACCTGGAGGCGCTGACCAATCAATACAAAAGAACAGAACAGCAACTGAGCCTGCAGGTGCGCACCGCTTATAACAACTATTATTCTTCCCTGCAAAGTGTAGCTGCCCTGCGCGATGAAGTGCAGAGTGCCCAGGAAACTTATCGCCTTACAGAAAGGCGTTTCAGGGAAGGGCAGGCGCTGCAACTGGAACTGGTTGACATCCGTACCCAGCTCACCAATGCGCAGATCAGGTATTCCCTTGCCCAACTGGCTGTATTAACCAGGGCCGCTGAAGTAGAGCGTGCCACTGCTTCCTATACTTTTTAA